In one window of Psychrobacter sp. P2G3 DNA:
- a CDS encoding DUF1176 domain-containing protein has product MKGLHNEPRQSSMSAGNSSAKFNNNNNKLAWMLDISRDKAINSTSLKSIFAKNKIVLSAFVAASAIAISPISSATELTHQDWQVACDNTRTCRLAGYQAENNSDFPVSVLLVRRAGSDANVVGKIKLGGAKESSTKALLQLGSRHRMSLFIDDKDLGETKPFSTVAGDADLTSTQVAALLEALTKSSKIELVMRNSRWELSDKGATAVMLKADEAQGRVGTSSAFISADGASKSNSSVLAPKAAPQLRLVVPNAKATSNSKKKFSMKTSQLSALMKDTIPDVNTDCPNLMDKSSWRINRLNGSQLLVQHNCWMGAYNAGTGMWVINDTKPYNPVLVTTEATNYDSGKISSVQKGRGIGDCLYKTDWIWTGKSFVKSHESSTGMCRMIEIGGAWQLPTYVSEVNKSR; this is encoded by the coding sequence ATGAAAGGTTTACATAATGAGCCTAGGCAGTCATCTATGTCTGCGGGCAATAGTAGTGCTAAGTTTAATAACAACAACAATAAACTGGCTTGGATGCTTGATATTTCTCGTGATAAAGCGATAAACAGCACATCTTTAAAAAGTATTTTTGCTAAAAATAAAATAGTATTGTCGGCATTCGTAGCCGCTAGCGCCATCGCAATAAGTCCAATAAGTAGCGCCACTGAACTAACTCATCAGGATTGGCAAGTGGCGTGTGACAATACGCGCACTTGTCGGCTGGCAGGCTACCAAGCTGAAAACAACAGCGATTTCCCTGTGTCTGTATTATTAGTTCGTCGTGCTGGCAGTGATGCCAACGTAGTTGGGAAAATCAAACTTGGCGGTGCTAAAGAGAGCTCTACGAAAGCCTTGCTACAGCTGGGTAGTCGTCATCGTATGTCACTGTTTATTGATGATAAAGACTTGGGGGAAACCAAGCCATTCTCAACGGTAGCTGGCGATGCGGACTTAACTTCGACACAGGTTGCAGCTCTGCTTGAAGCATTAACCAAGTCTAGTAAGATTGAGCTTGTAATGCGTAATTCGCGCTGGGAGTTGTCTGACAAAGGTGCAACGGCTGTCATGCTAAAAGCAGATGAAGCACAAGGGCGAGTGGGAACATCAAGTGCCTTTATTAGCGCCGATGGTGCTAGCAAATCTAATAGTAGCGTATTAGCACCTAAAGCAGCACCGCAGCTTCGCTTAGTCGTGCCAAATGCAAAAGCCACCTCAAACAGTAAGAAAAAATTTAGCATGAAAACATCACAGCTGTCAGCGTTGATGAAAGATACGATACCAGACGTGAATACTGATTGCCCAAATTTGATGGATAAGTCTTCTTGGCGTATCAACCGTTTAAATGGATCACAGCTGCTAGTACAGCATAACTGCTGGATGGGTGCCTACAATGCAGGAACTGGGATGTGGGTAATAAACGACACCAAACCTTATAATCCGGTGTTGGTGACTACCGAGGCGACCAACTATGATAGTGGTAAAATAAGTTCAGTTCAAAAAGGACGCGGTATTGGTGACTGTTTATACAAAACTGACTGGATATGGACAGGTAAAAGTTTT
- the yghU gene encoding glutathione-dependent disulfide-bond oxidoreductase, with protein sequence MSQDNNKSSNHSNKQNDKYVPPKVWVQDKDNGGKFASTNRPTAGVRHEQNLPVGNAPFQLYSLNTPNGVKVNIILEELAELNIKGAEYDAYKIDISAGDQFGSDFVAMNPNSKIPALVDHSNNDAGEPIAIFESGAILMYLAEKFGKFVPMEQGAARAECLSWVMWQMGSAPFLGGGFGHFYAYAPEPMEYPINRYTMETKRQLDVLDSHLKNRVYMCGNDEKDYNIADMLIWSWYGQLVLGKLYDAAEFLQVDSYPHVQRWAKLIAERPAVKRAVDLPLQPIS encoded by the coding sequence ATGAGTCAAGATAATAATAAATCTAGCAATCATTCTAATAAGCAAAACGATAAATATGTACCGCCAAAAGTTTGGGTGCAGGATAAAGACAACGGTGGTAAGTTTGCTAGCACTAATCGCCCGACAGCAGGCGTGCGTCATGAACAAAACCTACCAGTGGGTAATGCACCGTTCCAGCTGTACTCATTAAATACGCCAAATGGTGTCAAAGTAAATATAATCTTAGAAGAGTTGGCTGAGCTTAATATAAAGGGTGCCGAATATGATGCCTATAAGATTGATATCTCTGCAGGTGATCAGTTTGGCTCTGACTTTGTCGCTATGAACCCCAACTCCAAAATACCAGCCTTGGTTGATCATTCTAATAACGATGCTGGCGAGCCTATCGCTATTTTTGAGTCCGGGGCTATTTTAATGTACTTAGCCGAAAAGTTTGGCAAATTTGTGCCAATGGAACAAGGAGCAGCGCGGGCAGAATGTCTTTCTTGGGTAATGTGGCAAATGGGTAGTGCGCCTTTCTTAGGTGGCGGCTTTGGACATTTTTATGCTTATGCTCCCGAACCAATGGAGTACCCAATCAACCGTTATACGATGGAGACCAAACGTCAGCTTGACGTACTTGATAGCCATTTAAAAAACCGAGTATATATGTGCGGCAATGACGAAAAAGATTACAACATAGCAGACATGCTTATTTGGTCTTGGTACGGCCAGCTCGTATTAGGCAAACTCTATGATGCTGCTGAGTTTTTACAAGTCGATAGCTATCCACATGTGCAACGTTGGGCAAAATTAATTGCTGAACGCCCTGCAGTGAAAAGGGCTGTCGACTTACCATTACAACCAATTTCTTGA
- a CDS encoding DHA2 family efflux MFS transporter permease subunit, with protein sequence MVTLTPTQEKYLPYVLAVALFMQILDATILNTSLPQMAQALGESPLKMQWAVISYALTLAIFIPISGFLADKYGTRRIFLSAIIIFCIGSLLCAASPTLDVLIGSRIVQGIGGAMMTPVARLILVKSYPRNKLLTVMNFAVIPALVAPLVGPLLGGYIVQYASWHWIFLINIPMGMVGFVLAKKLVPALFEDTKRLDWTGFLLFAAAACGFTLAVEFGSQTDRGLYGLLMALVSTLLIGAYIWHAKRKESPIFPLSLFSIRTFRIGITGNLFTRLGISAVPFLLPLLLQVVFEYSPSQAGWLLAPIAVGAIGIKPWVSKIIQRYSYRTVLVYNTFLMGTLIIILAQFSDSSQWPWFIPVLTLMGASNSMQFSAMNTITIGDLQGAQTSSGNSLMAVNQQLAISFGIAFGAAVLNLLRERLELDILMAFQTTYWVLGILTILSGLYFLRLKFEDGRGLY encoded by the coding sequence ATGGTAACGCTGACCCCGACGCAAGAGAAATACCTACCGTATGTACTGGCAGTAGCGTTATTCATGCAAATCTTAGACGCTACCATCTTAAATACTTCATTGCCGCAAATGGCCCAAGCGCTGGGTGAATCGCCTCTAAAAATGCAATGGGCCGTTATCAGTTATGCGCTTACTCTAGCTATCTTTATCCCTATCAGTGGCTTCTTAGCGGACAAATATGGGACGCGTCGAATATTCTTATCGGCCATTATCATTTTTTGTATCGGCTCGCTATTGTGTGCGGCCTCGCCTACTTTAGACGTTTTGATTGGATCTCGAATTGTACAAGGTATCGGCGGTGCAATGATGACCCCGGTTGCTCGCTTAATTTTAGTCAAATCCTATCCACGTAATAAGCTATTGACGGTAATGAACTTTGCTGTCATACCCGCGTTAGTAGCGCCCTTAGTCGGACCACTACTGGGTGGTTACATAGTACAATACGCTAGCTGGCACTGGATATTTTTGATTAACATTCCTATGGGCATGGTCGGCTTTGTATTAGCCAAAAAGCTTGTACCTGCACTCTTTGAAGATACCAAACGTCTAGATTGGACAGGTTTTTTATTGTTTGCTGCAGCAGCATGCGGGTTTACACTTGCTGTCGAGTTTGGATCACAAACCGATCGTGGGCTCTATGGTTTACTGATGGCTCTAGTCTCAACCCTACTGATAGGTGCCTATATTTGGCATGCGAAACGTAAAGAGTCACCGATATTTCCTTTGAGCTTGTTTAGCATCCGCACCTTTCGTATTGGTATTACTGGTAACTTGTTCACGCGCCTCGGTATCAGCGCTGTACCATTTTTACTACCTCTGCTGCTACAAGTAGTGTTTGAATATTCTCCTTCACAGGCAGGATGGTTGCTTGCGCCTATCGCAGTTGGTGCGATAGGTATCAAGCCATGGGTCAGTAAAATCATTCAGCGTTATAGCTACCGTACTGTATTGGTTTACAATACCTTCTTAATGGGCACGCTAATTATCATCTTGGCGCAGTTCAGCGACTCATCACAGTGGCCATGGTTTATACCGGTTTTGACACTAATGGGTGCAAGTAATTCAATGCAATTTAGTGCCATGAATACTATTACGATTGGTGATTTACAGGGTGCGCAGACTAGTAGCGGCAATAGTCTCATGGCAGTAAACCAGCAATTGGCAATCAGTTTTGGCATTGCCTTTGGGGCAGCAGTTCTCAATTTATTAAGAGAGCGGTTAGAGCTTGATATCTTGATGGCATTTCAGACGACTTACTGGGTGCTAGGGATTCTAACGATACTTTCAGGGTTGTATTTTTTACGACTCAAATTTGAAGATGGTCGAGGCTTATATTAA
- the bfr gene encoding bacterioferritin: MKGDKEVIRSLNKVLGQSLIAINQYFLHARVARHWGLEALNDAFYKQSIAEMKWSDDLIARILLLGGLPNLQDLGKILIGEDVPEIIDCNLRLEKQKFDIITDAIALCETHRDYVSRQLLVTLKEGNEEYEDWLETQEDLIKAVGVQNYIQSQMDDDATP, encoded by the coding sequence ATGAAAGGTGATAAAGAGGTTATTCGCTCATTAAATAAGGTGCTTGGTCAATCACTTATCGCGATCAATCAGTATTTCTTGCATGCTCGTGTAGCACGTCATTGGGGGCTTGAAGCGCTAAACGATGCATTTTATAAGCAGTCAATTGCTGAGATGAAGTGGTCGGATGATTTGATTGCACGAATTTTGTTGTTAGGTGGATTACCAAATCTACAAGATTTGGGCAAAATCCTTATTGGCGAAGACGTACCAGAGATTATTGACTGTAATCTACGTTTAGAAAAGCAAAAATTTGACATCATTACTGATGCTATTGCACTATGCGAGACGCATCGCGATTACGTGTCACGCCAGTTATTAGTAACGCTCAAAGAGGGCAACGAAGAATATGAGGATTGGCTCGAGACCCAAGAAGACTTAATTAAAGCGGTTGGTGTGCAAAACTATATCCAGTCACAAATGGATGACGATGCAACACCTTAG